In Alosa sapidissima isolate fAloSap1 chromosome 11, fAloSap1.pri, whole genome shotgun sequence, a single window of DNA contains:
- the alpk3a gene encoding alpha-protein kinase 3 isoform X4 — MTSRRPMTRSYSGNGRSNSLNEEDSAPSSRAESRNYLSNVRPENRSTFCTVMSQLTEETQPCFETTIKSKAVSESCNVKFTCIVTGNPAPELTWYRDDVELDRYCGLPKYEIFRNGKTHTLHIYKCTVDDAAIYQASARNSKGIVSCSGVLEVGDMSEYKIHQRFFSKLKQKAELKRREMDEGRRRERENAQQEQQNILTQDRIMRKRRTPDSLNSSDSVQEAEETAEESMEAVPAETPAEETNGEAMETVVDSNVVQENGNQGANHVSNSVEIVTVKVPNKEKLAKKKIRISNGFDEGMVDSGQTDSVLGNENHTNEEDMSLAQYLSQSVQSQATEDKQSSVPAQTPMEVAAQHEKEKQAQQEKEKEIEHENEREREKEKQHEKEREREKERQCEKEREKERERLQKKEELRQREKERERAKEMERANQMEEAKKTAGKAESKQSAKKSNSDPQQKSALSTVLTSLKDIFFGRGKNKLEEAPEETSWDRDYPPAPPDPYPYNPPTEQATAMEVDKQPINTNDQTVKDIAEGSRSPQLPKSLRMHNGYGITEINTVEHSLAPQIPPEASTEEHVMAKEDEVGPSAKEEPASPSPSTPQPASPSPPLPQPAPPSPPTHQPASPSPPLPQPAPPSPPTPQPAPSSPPTPQPAPPSPPTPQPAPPSLPTPQAKDDQTVQSGRYESPVQEGNATAVLVRDKEDQAFFIEPVTGDGGDMLSLQGPSRHSGQTPGPSMTDQVAVNLESTDSHGTISDLPIATEPEKKEEMRVNKAVVECEFTVQRTDTTLPAGEGPEPSESEELHVDTAITGSVSEICTTTKEEESTAVEEKIESEKKVTEASGPEKKLQVEMIFQEKISDSKSDLLEVSSVSPPLGDALGNSEEMVTAASAELSKDVSRAVEGQKLVSSPTESKVEVEEMETEVCTEEATEGSDYLVTTADIIPPASELQTKEDRKVLSLPEDTSTISEETLSEGNVPDVEVPCSPLTTVPVIKISANEETQDQQPVNMPSINILITEPEETKPVVVVTRHLAGLQGDATQLSDPMIVEPSATVVPPTPESSGNAGVLPPMRGMQEVVQPHESKRMSLEKETEHAETSSKLDSSSIPIITHAKTDSVTPSSHEARDNTVHVASTTAPQEEPPKKPAFVPPPIAITCADNSPEMIKVNNDKQGKEMESLTAILWGVKNNIDQENYVAVPEKVSNAKDQTRTESVSAPPLNALKPAEAEPIFPVPTVQAKTPQISISDTDKMDVPKEADVSVDRLKKDKQVVEKLGVTAQLPPMMSPSSLRRLMAKGLFGTDSPTVTSIPAITVDTEGRGEENSGGSTPSSVLSCESSPKVRRKDSPSPIPAATPEELALGARRKIFLSKSKAEEADSAASPDAQGKREAPYMSPSQARRAAFLQAHPGQQTPPMERRSPLLSRRKATLEVPKVQETPEEPEPVKTEAKPAEKLDPFKAPQVIRKIRGEPFSDATGHLKLWCQFFNVLSDSTITWYRDEVELLEVKRSAGDESQVALAIVQASNRDCGVFACTIKNEFGTDTTDFLLSTDILAEFLLRDELEVGEEIEMTPLLFTKGLADPGGWGDKFFGRIMTEEMHLGEGFTHKACRVKVIYGMDPIFESGSTCITKVRNFIAYGTKEESQLIEKNLETTKQLCRMQSIIREYCKIFAAEARVIENFGPALEVNPVHLMYRPANTVPYTTVEAELKGTYLRYCFMDTSGRLITRNTSEVEQKCNAFQHWIHQWTNGNLLVTQLEGVDMKVTNIRIATKTKGYQGLTEESSPKVLEQFFTQHQCNYYCGLMGLRPLKPLDLLQQPSKMKGSRSPLLNRKAGSSSPQLQRKGTGSPQTVRRITSSPKVVRKAGEAGDGSAASTKHKAVEIPKVVRLR, encoded by the exons aTGACATCTCGGAGGCCTATGACTCGCTCATACTCCGGCAATGGGAGATCCAACAGTCTAAACGAGGAAGACTCTGCCCCCAGTAGCCGCGCAGAAAGCCGCAACTACCTCTCCAATGTCCGGCCAGAAAACAG gAGTACATTTTGTACTGTGATGTCTCAGCTGACTGAGGAAACACAACCATGTTTTGAGACAACCATAAAATCCAAAGCGGTGTCCGAGTCTTGCAACGTAAAATTCACCTGCATAGTAACAG GTAATCCAGCCCCAGAGCTCACCTGGTATAGGGATGATGTGGAACTGGACAGGTACTGCGGTCTTCCGAAGTATGAAATCTTCCGCAATGGAAAAACACATACGCTCCATATTTATAA GTGCACGGTGGACGACGCGGCCATCTACCAGGCGTCCGCTCGCAACAGTAAAGGGATCGTGTCCTGCTCTGGTGTGCTGGAGGTGGGAGACATGAGCGAGTACAAGATCCACCAGCGCTTCTTCTCCAAGCTGAAACAGAAGGCAGAGCTGAAGCGGAGGGAGATGGATGAGGGCCGCCGGCGCGAGAGAGAGAAcgcgcagcaggagcagcaaaACATCCTCACGCAGGACCGTATCATGAGGAAGCGCCGGACACCCGACTCACTCAACTCCTCCGATTCGGTCCAGGAAGCCGAGGAGACGGCCGAGGAAAGCATGGAGGCTGTGCCAGCGGAGACACCTGCTGAGGAGACCAACGGAGAAGCCATGGAGACCGTGGTGGATTCAAACGTGGTGCAAGAGAATGGCAACCAGGGGGCCAATCATGTTTCTAACTCGGTGGAGATTGTCACCGTGAAGGTGCCCAATAAAGAGAAACTGGCGAAAAAGAAGATCAGGATTTCCAATGGTTTTGATGAGGGAATGGTCGACAGTGGCCAAACAGATTCTGTCCTCGGAAATGAGAATCATACAAATGAGGAGGACATGAGCCTGGCGCAGTACCTGTCACAGTCAGTACAGTCCCAGGCTACCGAGGACAAACAAAGCTCGGTGCCGGCACAGACACCCATGGAGGTGGCAGCTCAACacgagaaagaaaaacaagctcaacaagagaaagaaaaagaaattgaacatgagaatgaaagagaacgtgagaaagagaaacaacatgaaaaggagagagaacgcgagaaagagagacaatgcgaaaaggagagagagaaagaaagagaacgtTTACAAAAAAAGGAGGAActaagacaaagagagaaagaaagagaacgggccaaagagatggagagggccAACCAGATGGAGGAAGCCAAGAAAACCGCTGGCAAAGCAGAATCCAAGCAATCAGCAAAGAAATCAAATTCGGATCCCCAACAGAAGTCTGCTCTAAGCACTGTGCTAACTTCTTTGAAGGACATTTTCTTCGGGAGGGGCAAGAATAAGTTGGAAGAGGCCCCTGAGGAGACTAGCTGGGACAGAGACTACCCTCCAGCACCCCCAGATCCATATCCTTACAATCCACCCACTGAACAAGCCACAGCAATGGAGGTCGACAAACAACCCATTAACACAAATGATCAAACAGTGAAGGACATCGCTGAGGGTTCAAGGAGTCCACAGTTGCCAAAAAGCTTGAGGATGCACAACGGCTATGGAATAACAGAGATAAACACAGTGGAACACTCCCTAGCTCCCCAAATACCACCAGAGGCATCCACAGAGGAGCATGTGATGGCCAAGGAAGACGAGGTGGGCCCTAGTGCCAAGGAGGAGCCTGCATCTCCAAGTCCATCTACACCTCAGCCTGCATCTCCAAGTCCACCTCTACCTCAGCCTGCTCCTCCAAGTCCACCTACACATCAGCCTGCATCTCCAAGTCCACCTCTACCTCAGCCTGCACCTCCAAGTCCACCTACACCTCAGCCTGCTCCTTCAAGTCCACCTACACCTCAGCCTGCACCTCCAAGTCCACCTACACCTCAGCCTGCACCTCCAAGTCTGCCTACACCTCAG GCTAAAGATGACCAGACGGTGCAATCAGGCAGGTATGAGAGTCCTGTCCAGGAGGGGAATGCCACAGCTGTCCTGGTGCGTGATAAAGAAGATCAGGCATTTTTCATAGAACCTGTCACAGGAGACGGCGGAGATATGCTCAGTTTACAGGGCCCCTCCCGGCACTCTGGGCAGACCCCAGGGCCCTCCATGACAGATCAGGTGGCAGTAAACCTGGAGAGCACAGACAGTCATGGGACCATATCAGATCTTCCCATTGCAACAGAACCGGAGAAAAAGGAGGAAATGCGTGTGAATAAAGCTGTGGTGGAATGTGAGTTCACAGTCCAGCGAACAGACACAACCTTGCCTGCAGGAGAGGGACCTGAGCCAAGTGAGTCAGAGGAGTTACATGTCGACACTGCCATAACAGGAAGTGTCTCAGAAATCTGTACAACTACAAAAGAGGAGGAATCTACTGCAGTTGAGGAGAAGATAGAAAGTGAAAAAAAGGTAACAGAAGCAAGTGGGCCAGAGAAAAAGTTACAAGTGGAGATGATATTTCAAGAAAAGATCTCTGATTCTAAAAGCGATCTGTTGGAGGTCTCCAGTGTATCTCCTCCATTGGGTGATGCACTAGGGAATTCAGAGGAGATGGTGACAGCGGCAAGTGCAGAGCTTAGCAAGGATGTAAGTAGAGCTGTTGAGGGTCAGAAGTTGGTAAGTTCTCCAACTGAGAGTAAGGTGGAAGTGGAAGAAATGGAGACAGAAGTGTGCACTGAGGAGGCCACTGAGGGGTCAGACTATCTGGTGACAACGGCCGACATAATTCCTCCAGCCTCAGAGCTGCAAACTAAAGAAGATAGAAAGGTTCTCAGTTTACCAGAGGACACTTCAACAATCAGTGAGGAAACACTAAGTGAAGGGAATGTCCCTGATGTTGAAGTTCCTTGTTCACCACTGACTACCGTCCCTGTTATAAAGATCAGTGCTAATGAGGAAACACAGGACCAACAACCTGTAAATATGCCTTCAATCAATATTCTGATAACCGAACCCGAGGAGACAAAGCCAGTTGTTGTGGTAACGCGTCATTTGGCTGGATTGCAGGGTGATGCAACTCAGTTATCAGACCCGATGATAGTTGAGCCCAGTGCGACGGTTGTTCCACCCACACCAGAAAGCTCAGGAAACGCAGGCGTCCTCCCTCCCATGAGAGGCATGCAGGAAGTTGTGCAACCTCATGAGAGTAAAAGGATGAGcttggagaaagagacagagcatGCTGAGACAAGCAGCAAATTAGACTCCTCCTCCATTCCCATCATCACCCATGCAAAAACAGATAGTGTCACGCCAAGTTCACATGAAGCACGAGATAATACTGTCCATGTTGCTTCAACCACTGCCCCACAAGAAGAGCCTCCTAAAAAGCCAGCATTTGTGCCACCACCCATAGCAATTACATGTGCTGATAACAGCCCTGAAATGATCAAAGTTAATAATGATAAGCAAGGGAAGGAGATGGAGTCTTTGACTGCAATTCTGTGGGGAGTGAAGAATAACATTGATCAGGAGAACTATGTGGCAGTTCCAGAGAAGGTCTCCAATGCCAAAGACCAGACCCGGACTGAAAGCGTGTCTGCACCACCACTGAACGCCCTAAAGCCTGCAGAGGCTGAGCCCATATTTCCTGTTCCCACTGTCCAGGCCAAAACACCACAAATCAGCATCTCTGACACAGATAAGATGGACGTGCCCAAAGAGGCCGATGTCAGTGTGGACAGGCTTAAGAAAGACAAACAAGTTGTAGAGAAGCTTGGTGTGACCGCCCAGTTGCCTCCCATGATGAGCCCCTCGAGCCTGCGGCGCTTGATGGCGAAGGGTCTCTTCGGGACGGACAGCCCTACGGTGACGTCCATACCAGCCATAACAGTGGACACGGAGGGGCGAGGTGAGGAGAACAGTGGAGGAAGCACGCCCTCGTCTGTCCTGAGCTGCGAGAGCAGCCCCAAGGTGCGGCGGAAAGATAGCCCGTCGCCCATCCCCGCCGCCACCCCTGAGGAGCTGGCCTTGGGGGCCAGACGCAAGATCTTCCTCTCCAAAAGCAAAGCGGAGGAGGCTGACAGTGCGGCGTCACCTGACGcccagggaaagagagaggctcCTTACATGTCGCCCAGTCAGGCTAGGAGAGCAGCATTCCTTCAGGCCCACCCTGGACAACAGACCCCGCCAATGGAGAGGCGGTCGCCCTTACTGAGTCGCAGAAAGGCCACCCTGGAGGTCCCCAAAGTGCAGGAGACTCCAGAAGAACCAGAACCAGTCAAGACTGAAGCCAAACCTGCTGAGAAGCTGGATCCCTTCAAAG CTCCTCAGGTTATTCGCAAGATCAGGGGAGAGCCCTTCTCAGATGCCACTGGACACTTGAAGCTGTGGTGCCAGTTCTTCAACGTCCTCAGCGACTCAACCATCACGTGGTACCGGGACGAGGTAGAACTGCTGGAGGTGAAAAGAAG TGCTGGAGATGAGAGCCAAGTGGCATTGGCTATCGTCCAGGCATCCAACAGAGACTGTGGGGTGTTTGCTTGCACCATCAAGAACGAGTTCGGCACAGACACCACCGACTTCCTGCTCAGCACTGACA TTCTGGCAGAGTTTCTCTTGCGGGATGAATTAGAAG TTGGGGAAGAGATTGAGATGACCCCACTGCTCTTCACCAAAGGCCTGGCAGATCCCGGTGGCTGGGGAGACAAGTTTTTTGGCCGCATCATGACCGAGGAGATGCACCTTGGAGAGGGCTTCACCCACAAGGCCTGTCGGGTCAAGGTCATCTATGGAATGGACCCTATATTCGAGTCAGGGAGCACCTGCATCACGAAGGTGCGCAATTTCATCGCGTACGGGACCAAAGAAGAGAGCCAACTCATCGAGAAGAACCTGGAGACTACCAAGCAG TTGTGCAGAATGCAGAGCATAATCCGAGAGTACTGCAAAATCTTTGCTGCTGAGGCAAGGGTGATTGAAAACTTTGGCCCCGCACTAGA AGTGAATCCTGTGCATCTGATGTACCGGCCAGCCAACACTGTGCCATACACCACTGTGGAGGCCGAACTGAAGGGAACGTACCTTAGGTACTGCTTCATGGACACGTCCGGCCGCCTGATCACCAGAAACACCTCGGAAGTTGAGCAGAAGTGCAACGCATTCCAGCACTGGATTCACCAGTGGACAAACGGCAACTTGCTGGTTACCCAGCTTGAAG GAGTTGACATGAAAGTCACCAACATACGAATTGCCACCAAGACTAAAGG CTATCAAGGTCTCACAGAGGAATCCTCTCCGAAGGTGCTTGAGCAGTTCTTCACGCAGCACCAGTGCAACTACTACTGTGGACTCATGGGTCTGCGACCACTTAAGCCCTTGGACCTGCTCCAGCAGCCCAGCAAGATGAAGGGCTCCAGGAGCCCCCTACTGAACCGCAAAGCAGGCTCGTCCAGCCCACAGCTGCAGAGAAAAGGGACGGGCAGTCCCCAGACTGTCAGAAGGATAACATCCAGCCCGAAGGTGGTCAGGAAGGCTGGGGAGGCGGGCGATGGTTCAGCCGCCTCCACCAAACACAAGGCTGTGGAAATCCCCAAAGTGGTCAGATTGAGGTAG